Proteins encoded within one genomic window of Gemmatimonadaceae bacterium:
- the kdsB gene encoding 3-deoxy-manno-octulosonate cytidylyltransferase yields the protein MRTLAVIPARLGSTRLPRKPLRLLAGLPLVVRVWQRVTSLSLFDEVVVATDSVDVERAAREHGASVVMTGDHNSGTERIAAVARMPRYAHYDVVVNVQGDEPYVSHRALAGAAEKVSAEGFRIGTAAALAAPAILGDPNVVKVVTTQRGQAMYFSRAPIPFLRDRADAELQRSQIYQHIGVYAYDMPTLLGWDSLPRTPLESIERLEQLRPLAAGVEIGVALIDEQPALGIDTEDDLERANTQWTAFSTG from the coding sequence ATGAGGACGCTCGCCGTCATCCCAGCACGACTGGGCTCCACGCGTCTCCCCCGAAAACCCCTTCGTCTTCTCGCTGGCCTGCCACTGGTCGTTCGCGTGTGGCAGCGCGTGACGAGCTTGTCGCTGTTCGACGAAGTCGTGGTGGCCACGGATAGCGTCGACGTCGAACGCGCCGCACGGGAGCACGGCGCGAGTGTCGTCATGACGGGCGATCACAATTCGGGAACGGAGCGCATCGCGGCGGTTGCACGCATGCCACGATACGCGCACTACGACGTCGTCGTAAACGTGCAGGGTGACGAACCCTATGTGTCGCATCGGGCGCTGGCCGGGGCGGCTGAGAAAGTGAGCGCCGAGGGCTTTCGAATCGGCACGGCCGCCGCGCTCGCCGCGCCGGCGATTCTCGGCGACCCCAACGTCGTGAAAGTCGTCACGACTCAGCGTGGCCAAGCCATGTATTTTTCGCGAGCGCCGATTCCGTTTCTGCGCGATCGGGCGGACGCGGAGTTGCAGCGCTCGCAGATCTACCAGCACATCGGCGTGTACGCCTACGACATGCCGACGCTGCTGGGCTGGGACTCACTTCCGCGCACGCCGCTCGAGAGCATCGAACGTCTCGAGCAGCTTCGGCCGCTGGCGGCGGGCGTCGAGATCGGTGTGGCGTTGATCGACGAACAGCCGGCGTTGGGCATCGACACGGAAGACGATCTCGAACGCGCCAACACGCAATGGACCGCGTTTAGCACAGGGTGA